In [Chlorobium] sp. 445, the genomic window TTCTTTAACACTTGTCAAGACTTTTTCAGGTACAGTTGTAATCATCTCGGTTGCAATGAAGCCGGGCGCAACCGCATTGACCGTGATGCCTTTCTTACCTAATTCTCTTGCCCAAACTTTGGTCATACCAATTAGACCTGCTTTAGCGGCGACATAGTTTGTTTGACCAAAGTTGCCATAAAGTCCAACAACAGAAGCGGTATTGATAATGCGACCGTATTGCTTTTCTGCCATGTACGGCGCGACAGCTTTTGCACAATTGAAGACACCAGTGAGATTGACATCAATCACCTGTTGCCACTGTTGTGCGGTCATCTTAAGCAGTGTGGCGTCGCGCGTAATACCCGCATTGTTGATAAGAACATCAAGGTGAGAGAATTTTTCGTAGGCGCGCTTAGCCGCAGCTTCTACTGAAGCAAGGTCTGCGACATTGACTTCATCAAAATGCACAGCGAAGCCCTTTGCAGTGAGTTCTTGCAAGAGACTTTCACCTTTTTCACGACTCATATCCCAGATAATCACTGTGGCGCCTTCACAAGCAAATTTTTCAGTAGTGGCTTTGCCGATGCCTTGTGCACCCCCAGTGATAATTGCGGTTTTACCATCTAAGCGTCCCATTGTCGCCTTGGTTAATTGGTCAGTAGTTAGTTTTTATTATTTGAAAACTAAAAAACGCTATTCAGAAAAACAAGCGCATGCTCTGAGGCGAGAAGAGCAAGAGACAAACGCAAATACGATTCGGGGGATGAGACTTAGAAGAAGGGTACTGCA contains:
- a CDS encoding 3-oxoacyl-ACP reductase, which encodes MGRLDGKTAIITGGAQGIGKATTEKFACEGATVIIWDMSREKGESLLQELTAKGFAVHFDEVNVADLASVEAAAKRAYEKFSHLDVLINNAGITRDATLLKMTAQQWQQVIDVNLTGVFNCAKAVAPYMAEKQYGRIINTASVVGLYGNFGQTNYVAAKAGLIGMTKVWARELGKKGITVNAVAPGFIATEMITTVPEKVLTSVKERTPLGRLGSPEDVASAYLFLASDEAAFITGTVLSVDGGYVA